One window of the Perca flavescens isolate YP-PL-M2 chromosome 16, PFLA_1.0, whole genome shotgun sequence genome contains the following:
- the car15 gene encoding carbonic anhydrase 15, giving the protein MTRNESLRSLHLEGFDVIQPGHWALKNDGHSVVLQVGGGMSVSGGGLPDVYHTIQLHFHWGGPATNGSEHTVDRRRYPMEMHIVNMKSIHPNLTEALGDPTGLAVLGFFIDVVYADHVHFGLLSQKLSSVAYKGQTTKIEPFPLMNLLPKHNMSQYYRYYGSLTTPPCSQAVVWTLYEVPIYISWSQLAQFTSQIFSTEEDAEQVTPLQNNFRHIHPTFSRIVSVSKDAKLLTGTASRPLRSAVSLHLLQIILLGSLISGL; this is encoded by the exons ATGACCAGAAACGAGTCTCTGAGATCTTTACATCTGGAGGGCTTTGATGTGATCCAACCGGGCCACTGGGCGCTTAAAAACGACGGACACTCTG TCGTGCTGCAGGTTGGTGGTGGCATGTCAGTGAGCGGTGGAGGTCTTCCAGATGTTTACCACACTATCCAGCTGCACTTCCACTGGGGAGGCCCGGCCACTAACGGATCAGAGCACACGGTGGACAGACGCAGATACCCGATGGAG ATGCACATAGTCAACATGAAGTCCATCCATCCGAATCTGACAGAGGCCTTGGGTGATCCAACAGGACTTGCTGTTCTTGGATTCTTCATTGAT GTTGTTTACGCAGACCATGTGCACTTTGGACTCTTATCTCAAAAGCTGTCCTCTGTCGCTTATAAAG GCCAAACTACTAAAATCGAGCCATTCCCACTGATGAACCTTCTGCCAAAGCACAACATGAGTCAGTATTACCGGTATTACGGCAGCCTCACCACCCCTCCATGTTCTCAAGCGGTTGTATGGACTCTGTATGAAGTCCCCATCTACATCTCATGGTCCCAA CTGGCTCAGTTTACCTCACAGATCTTCTCTACAGAGGAGGATGCAGAGCAGGTGACACCTCTGCAGAACAACTTTAGACACATCCACCCTACCTTCAGTCGCATTGTCTCCGTGTCCAAAGATGCCAAACTCCTCACAGGGACGGCCAGTCGGCCCCTCAGGTCAGCTGTGTCACTGCATCTGCTTCAAATCATCTTGCTGGGAAGCCTCATTTCTGGACTCTAA
- the dgcr2 gene encoding integral membrane protein DGCR2/IDD isoform X1 — protein sequence MLPKADSSSFVLFSLLFVLTLTDPPRTGPRLALARLLSEQRCSPGQFACRSGKMQCIPMSWQCDGWTACEDKSDEMDCPPIKEERFRFGNGYDQVEDVIGVAQPVRFNKKCPSGWHHYEKTASCYKVYLRNENYWQAVDTCQKVNGSLATFVTNEELQFILKIEVDFDDKVCERRDQCKFWVGYQYVITNQNHSLEGRWEVSYKGSMQVFLPPEGLTNFGDASPTQDNVFCAQLQRFQIKSMNERGLHSWHAENCYKKFPFLCKRRQTCVDIKDNVVNEGYYFTPKGDDPCLSCTCHDGEPEMCVAALCERPQGCQHFRKDPKECCKFTCLDPDGSSLFDSMASGMRLIVSCISSFLILSLLLFMVHRLRQRRRERIETLIGGNLHHFNLGRRVPGFDYGPDAFGTGLTPLHLSDDGEGGAFHFQEPPPPYAAYKYPDIQHPDDPPPPYEASINPDSLLYVDLGHRGVSVVPSQMNAMGDGLQTDIPNASGPMPDSAPSSQEREDSIDSSTFLVGPDTPTDGHASASMPADCASSLSTVV from the exons ATGTTGCCAAAGGCTGACAGCAGCAGTTTcgtcctcttctctcttctcttcgtCCTCACGTTAACGGACCCACCACGGACAG GTCCACGGCTAGCTCTGGCAAGATTATTGTCAG AGCAGCGCTGCAGCCCTGGGCAGTTTGCCTGCCGCAGTGGGAAGATGCAGTGTATCCCAATGTCCTGGCAGTGTGACGGCTGGACAGCATGTGAGGACAAGAGTGACGAGATGGACTGTCCCC CTATAAAGGAGGAGAGGTTTCGTTTTGGCAATGGATATGACCAGGTAGAAGACGTCATCGGTGTGGCTCAGCCTGTGCGCTTTAACA AGAAATGCCCCAGTGGGTGGCACCACTATGAGAAGACGGCCAGCTGTTACAAAGTGTACCTGAGGAACGAGAACTACTGGCAGGCCGTGGATACCTGTCAGAAAGTCAACGGCTCATTGGCTACTTTTGTTACCAATGAGGAGCTGCAGTTCATACTGAAGATCGAGGTGGATTTTGACGACAAAGTCTGTGAGCGCAGAGACCAGTGCAA GTTCTGGGTGGGCTACCAGTATGTAATCACCAATCAGAACCACTCCCTGGAGGGCCGCTGGGAGGTCTCCTACAAAG GGTCGATGCAGGTGTTTCTGCCACCTGAGGGTCTGACCAACTTTGGGGACGCGTCTCCCACCCAGGACAACGTCTTCTGTGCCCAGCTGCAGCGCTTTCAGATCAAAAGCATGAATGAACGAGGCCTGCACAGCTGGCACGCTGAGAACTGCTACAAGAAGTTCCCCTTTCTCTGCAAGAGGA GGCAAACGTGTGTGGATATAAAAGATAACGTTGTAAACGAGGGCTACTACTTCACCCCTAAGGGGGACGACCCGTGTCTGAGCTGCACGTGTCATGACGGCGAGCCTGAGATGTGCGTGGCTGCGTTGTGTGAGCGTCCGCAGGGCTGCCAGCACTTCCGCAAGGATCCCAAAGAGTGTTGCAAGTTCACCTGCCTGGACCCAG atGGAAGCAGCCTGTTTGACTCTATGGCCAGCGGGATGAGACTGATCGTCAGCTGTATCTCCTCCTTCCTCatcctctctctgctgctcttcaTGGTCCACAGACTCCGTCAGCGGAGACGTGAACGCATCGAAACTCTGATTGGAGGAAACT TGCACCACTTTAACCTCGGAAGACGAGTCCCAGGCTTTGACTACGGCCCGGATGCCTTTGGCACGGGCCTCACTCCCCTGCATTTGTCTGATGATGGAGAGGGAGGCGCTTTCCATTTCCAAGAGCCTCCTCCGCCGTACGCAGCCTACAAATACCCCGACATCCAGCACCCTGACGACCCCCCTCCTCCTTACGAAGCCTCCATCAACCCAGACAGCCTCCTCTACGTGGACCTCG GACACCGTGGGGTTTCCGTGGTGCCGAGCCAGATGAACGCCATGGGAGATGGGCTCCAGACCGATATTCCTAACGCCTCTGGTCCCATGCCAGACTCAGCGCCGTCCTCTCAGGAGAGGGAGGACTCTATAGATAGCAGCACCTTCCTGGTCGGGCCCGACACACCGACAGATGGCCACGCCTCCGCTTCCATGCCCGCAGACTGCGCCTCCTCTCTCAGTACCGTAGTATAG
- the dgcr2 gene encoding integral membrane protein DGCR2/IDD isoform X2: protein MLPKADSSSFVLFSLLFVLTLTDPPRTGPRLALARLLSEQRCSPGQFACRSGKMQCIPMSWQCDGWTACEDKSDEMDCPPIKEERFRFGNGYDQVEDVIGVAQPVRFNKKCPSGWHHYEKTASCYKVYLRNENYWQAVDTCQKVNGSLATFVTNEELQFILKIEVDFDDKVCERRDQCKFWVGYQYVITNQNHSLEGRWEVSYKGSMQVFLPPEGLTNFGDASPTQDNVFCAQLQRFQIKSMNERGLHSWHAENCYKKFPFLCKRRQTCVDIKDNVVNEGYYFTPKGDDPCLSCTCHDGEPEMCVAALCERPQGCQHFRKDPKECCKFTCLDPGSSLFDSMASGMRLIVSCISSFLILSLLLFMVHRLRQRRRERIETLIGGNLHHFNLGRRVPGFDYGPDAFGTGLTPLHLSDDGEGGAFHFQEPPPPYAAYKYPDIQHPDDPPPPYEASINPDSLLYVDLGHRGVSVVPSQMNAMGDGLQTDIPNASGPMPDSAPSSQEREDSIDSSTFLVGPDTPTDGHASASMPADCASSLSTVV from the exons ATGTTGCCAAAGGCTGACAGCAGCAGTTTcgtcctcttctctcttctcttcgtCCTCACGTTAACGGACCCACCACGGACAG GTCCACGGCTAGCTCTGGCAAGATTATTGTCAG AGCAGCGCTGCAGCCCTGGGCAGTTTGCCTGCCGCAGTGGGAAGATGCAGTGTATCCCAATGTCCTGGCAGTGTGACGGCTGGACAGCATGTGAGGACAAGAGTGACGAGATGGACTGTCCCC CTATAAAGGAGGAGAGGTTTCGTTTTGGCAATGGATATGACCAGGTAGAAGACGTCATCGGTGTGGCTCAGCCTGTGCGCTTTAACA AGAAATGCCCCAGTGGGTGGCACCACTATGAGAAGACGGCCAGCTGTTACAAAGTGTACCTGAGGAACGAGAACTACTGGCAGGCCGTGGATACCTGTCAGAAAGTCAACGGCTCATTGGCTACTTTTGTTACCAATGAGGAGCTGCAGTTCATACTGAAGATCGAGGTGGATTTTGACGACAAAGTCTGTGAGCGCAGAGACCAGTGCAA GTTCTGGGTGGGCTACCAGTATGTAATCACCAATCAGAACCACTCCCTGGAGGGCCGCTGGGAGGTCTCCTACAAAG GGTCGATGCAGGTGTTTCTGCCACCTGAGGGTCTGACCAACTTTGGGGACGCGTCTCCCACCCAGGACAACGTCTTCTGTGCCCAGCTGCAGCGCTTTCAGATCAAAAGCATGAATGAACGAGGCCTGCACAGCTGGCACGCTGAGAACTGCTACAAGAAGTTCCCCTTTCTCTGCAAGAGGA GGCAAACGTGTGTGGATATAAAAGATAACGTTGTAAACGAGGGCTACTACTTCACCCCTAAGGGGGACGACCCGTGTCTGAGCTGCACGTGTCATGACGGCGAGCCTGAGATGTGCGTGGCTGCGTTGTGTGAGCGTCCGCAGGGCTGCCAGCACTTCCGCAAGGATCCCAAAGAGTGTTGCAAGTTCACCTGCCTGGACCCAG GAAGCAGCCTGTTTGACTCTATGGCCAGCGGGATGAGACTGATCGTCAGCTGTATCTCCTCCTTCCTCatcctctctctgctgctcttcaTGGTCCACAGACTCCGTCAGCGGAGACGTGAACGCATCGAAACTCTGATTGGAGGAAACT TGCACCACTTTAACCTCGGAAGACGAGTCCCAGGCTTTGACTACGGCCCGGATGCCTTTGGCACGGGCCTCACTCCCCTGCATTTGTCTGATGATGGAGAGGGAGGCGCTTTCCATTTCCAAGAGCCTCCTCCGCCGTACGCAGCCTACAAATACCCCGACATCCAGCACCCTGACGACCCCCCTCCTCCTTACGAAGCCTCCATCAACCCAGACAGCCTCCTCTACGTGGACCTCG GACACCGTGGGGTTTCCGTGGTGCCGAGCCAGATGAACGCCATGGGAGATGGGCTCCAGACCGATATTCCTAACGCCTCTGGTCCCATGCCAGACTCAGCGCCGTCCTCTCAGGAGAGGGAGGACTCTATAGATAGCAGCACCTTCCTGGTCGGGCCCGACACACCGACAGATGGCCACGCCTCCGCTTCCATGCCCGCAGACTGCGCCTCCTCTCTCAGTACCGTAGTATAG
- the ess2 gene encoding splicing factor ESS-2 homolog isoform X2, with protein sequence MTVTTVALLQHQSEQNENDKGKVQRKVLDEEEYIESLEKIIQRDFFPDVTKLQAQKDYLDAEETGDLERMREISIRYGSSLTKSTPRSTAPYVTPASFETPVGHSGSPSSSHGNKGLDGESKDDGKEEKELPCLDRFLAKNTSEDNASFEQIMDLAEDKEKLRHYWLYEAEAEYKQRHDENLALPSAEKAALECVKAGLETWEYKAKNALMYYPEGVKDDDALFKKPREVIHKNTRFVGDPFSKALNKSQIQQAAALNAQFKQGKVGPDGKELIPHESPTVNGYGFENMPSPAPGVAESPLMTWGEIESTPFRLDGSDSPYVERNHGPSFKIPEPGRRERLGLKMANEAAAKNRAKKQEALRKVTENLASRTPKGLSPALTPALQRLVNRTSSKYTDKALRASYTPSPSHGVTGCKSPFGGPSTPSGTPTPDKAKTPSSQDLTSLTDNLLQLPKRRKASDFF encoded by the exons ATGACGGTCACAACAGTGGCTCTCCTTCAACATCAATCCGAGCAGAACGAGAACGACAAGGGGAAGGTGCAGAGAAAGGTCCTCGATGAAGAGGAGTACATCGAG AGTTTAGAGAAGATCATCCAGCGGGACTTCTTTCCAGATGTGACTAAATTGCAAGCGCAGAAGGACTATCTTGACGCAGAGGAAACTGGTGACctagagagaatgagagagataTCCATAAGATATGGATCATCTTTGACAAAATCTACACCACGGTCTACAGCGCCCT ATGTGACACCAGCAAGCTTTGAGACGCCAGTGGGTCACTCAgggtctccctcctcctctcatgGCAATAAAGGTTTAGATGGCG AGAGCAAGGATGATGGCAAGGAAGAGAAAGAGCTGCCCTGTCTGGATCGCTTCCTTGCTAAAAATACCAGTGAGGATAATGCATCGTTTGAGCAGATAATGGATCTGGCTGAAGACAAGGAGAAGCTGAGGCATTACTGGTTATATGAGGCCGAGGCTGAATACAAACAG CGCCATGACGAGAACCTTGCTTTACCATCAGCAGAGAAAGCAGCACTTGAATGTGTCAAAGCCGGACTCGAGACATGGGAGTACAAAGCAAAGAATGCCCTGATGTATTATCCAGAGG GTGTTAAAGACGATGATGCTCTATTTAAGAAGCCACGGGAGGTAATTCACAAGAACACACGCTTTGTTGGAGACCCATTCAGCAAAGCTCTCAACAAAAGCCAGATTCAGCAGGCTGCTGCCCTCAATGCACAG ttcaaaCAGGGTAAAGTCGGCCCCGATGGGAAAGAGCTCATCCCACATGAATCCCCAACAGTGAATGGATATGGTTTTGAGAATATGCCGTCCCCTGCACCTG GTGTAGCTGAGTCGCCTCTAATGACCTGGGGTGAGATCGAGAGCACACCATTTCGTCTGGATGGATCGGACTCCCCGTATGTTGAGAGGAACCACGGTCCATCATTTAAG ATTCCAGAAccaggaagaagagagaggctGGGTTTAAAGATGGCCAATGAAGCTGCCGCTAAAAACCGCGCTAAGAAACAGGAGGCATTGCGAAAGGTTACAGAGAACCTCGCAAG TCGTACACCTAAAGGTCTGAGTCCAGCCCTCACCCCCGCCCTGCAGAGGCTTGTAAATCGGACATCCAGCAAATACACGGACAAAGCTCTACGAGCGAGTTACACCCCATCACCCTCACATGGCGTCACTGGCTGCAAGTCTCCCTTCGGTGGTCCATCCACTCCCTCAGGAACTCCAACACCAGACAAAGCCAAGACTCCGAGCTCTCAGGACCTTACATCACTCACAGACAATCTGCTGCAACTCCCCAAGAGACGAAAAGCCTCAGACTTTTTCTAA
- the LOC114571433 gene encoding uncharacterized protein LOC114571433 isoform X1 has translation MDDKLILAVFNHPELYNVTLPNYRCTESRINAWRSISTVLGLPSEECKRKWKNMRDRYLKEVRMEIKSKKQGEIVQSRWKYRQLMNFIAPFTGSRSGEADICGSNDDDHDNPDNESGSAEAETTLSEAVKTKQSVMKVPVGQPDLKSQVAFVTQYPSMSQDAQLAQLAVLAKMPSSPQITPISKTGRKRRLMQESLSLSSSQSTPSPTKWLVKDNGTPFPNRPRDEDELFLLSFVPALKRLAPQKRCETKIKIQQVMYEAEFNVAQPGSQEKQPEPATQD, from the exons ATGGACGATAAGTTAATATTGGCTGTATTTAATCACCCAGAGCTGTACAATGTCACTTTGCCTAATTACCGCTGCACGGAAAGTCGGATAAATGCTTGGAGAAGCATTAGTACCGTGCTGGGTCTCCCAT CTGAGGAGtgtaaaagaaaatggaaaaacatGAGAGACAGGTACTTGAAGGAAGTCCGAATGGAGATCAAAAGCAAGAAGCAAGGAGAGATTGTGCAAAGTAGATGGAAATATAGACAACTTATGAACTTTATCGCACCCTTCACTGGATCAAGAAGTGGCGAGGCAGATATCTGCGGCAGTAATGACGATGATCACGACAATCCTGACAACGAATCTGGCAGTGCCGAGGCAGAAACCACATTGTCTGAGGCAGTCAAGACCAAGCAGTCCGTCATGAAGGTCCCTGTGGGTCAACCCGACCTCAAGTCCCAGGTAGCGTTTGTGACCCAGTATCCTTCAATGTCTCAAGATGCACAGCTGGCCCAGCTGGCTGTTCTGGCTAAGATGCCATCGAGCCCACAGATCACCCCCATCAGCAAAACTGGACGGAAACGGCGCCTGATGCAAGAGTCACTTTCACTGTCGTCTTCTCAAAGTACACCATCCCCTACAAAGTGGCTGGTCAAAGACAATGGCACCCCATTTCCCAACAGGCCACGGGATGAGGATGAACTGTTTCTTCTGAGCTTTGTCCCCGCTCTGAAGAGACTTGCTCCACAGAAGAGGTGCGAGACAAAAATAAAGATCCAGCAGGTTATGTATGAAGCAGAGTTCAACGTTGCACAGCCAGGATCTCAAGAGAAACAGCCAGAGCCAGCAACACAGGACTAG
- the dgcr2 gene encoding integral membrane protein DGCR2/IDD isoform X3 has product MLPKADSSSFVLFSLLFVLTLTDPPRTEQRCSPGQFACRSGKMQCIPMSWQCDGWTACEDKSDEMDCPPIKEERFRFGNGYDQVEDVIGVAQPVRFNKKCPSGWHHYEKTASCYKVYLRNENYWQAVDTCQKVNGSLATFVTNEELQFILKIEVDFDDKVCERRDQCKFWVGYQYVITNQNHSLEGRWEVSYKGSMQVFLPPEGLTNFGDASPTQDNVFCAQLQRFQIKSMNERGLHSWHAENCYKKFPFLCKRRQTCVDIKDNVVNEGYYFTPKGDDPCLSCTCHDGEPEMCVAALCERPQGCQHFRKDPKECCKFTCLDPDGSSLFDSMASGMRLIVSCISSFLILSLLLFMVHRLRQRRRERIETLIGGNLHHFNLGRRVPGFDYGPDAFGTGLTPLHLSDDGEGGAFHFQEPPPPYAAYKYPDIQHPDDPPPPYEASINPDSLLYVDLGHRGVSVVPSQMNAMGDGLQTDIPNASGPMPDSAPSSQEREDSIDSSTFLVGPDTPTDGHASASMPADCASSLSTVV; this is encoded by the exons ATGTTGCCAAAGGCTGACAGCAGCAGTTTcgtcctcttctctcttctcttcgtCCTCACGTTAACGGACCCACCACGGACAG AGCAGCGCTGCAGCCCTGGGCAGTTTGCCTGCCGCAGTGGGAAGATGCAGTGTATCCCAATGTCCTGGCAGTGTGACGGCTGGACAGCATGTGAGGACAAGAGTGACGAGATGGACTGTCCCC CTATAAAGGAGGAGAGGTTTCGTTTTGGCAATGGATATGACCAGGTAGAAGACGTCATCGGTGTGGCTCAGCCTGTGCGCTTTAACA AGAAATGCCCCAGTGGGTGGCACCACTATGAGAAGACGGCCAGCTGTTACAAAGTGTACCTGAGGAACGAGAACTACTGGCAGGCCGTGGATACCTGTCAGAAAGTCAACGGCTCATTGGCTACTTTTGTTACCAATGAGGAGCTGCAGTTCATACTGAAGATCGAGGTGGATTTTGACGACAAAGTCTGTGAGCGCAGAGACCAGTGCAA GTTCTGGGTGGGCTACCAGTATGTAATCACCAATCAGAACCACTCCCTGGAGGGCCGCTGGGAGGTCTCCTACAAAG GGTCGATGCAGGTGTTTCTGCCACCTGAGGGTCTGACCAACTTTGGGGACGCGTCTCCCACCCAGGACAACGTCTTCTGTGCCCAGCTGCAGCGCTTTCAGATCAAAAGCATGAATGAACGAGGCCTGCACAGCTGGCACGCTGAGAACTGCTACAAGAAGTTCCCCTTTCTCTGCAAGAGGA GGCAAACGTGTGTGGATATAAAAGATAACGTTGTAAACGAGGGCTACTACTTCACCCCTAAGGGGGACGACCCGTGTCTGAGCTGCACGTGTCATGACGGCGAGCCTGAGATGTGCGTGGCTGCGTTGTGTGAGCGTCCGCAGGGCTGCCAGCACTTCCGCAAGGATCCCAAAGAGTGTTGCAAGTTCACCTGCCTGGACCCAG atGGAAGCAGCCTGTTTGACTCTATGGCCAGCGGGATGAGACTGATCGTCAGCTGTATCTCCTCCTTCCTCatcctctctctgctgctcttcaTGGTCCACAGACTCCGTCAGCGGAGACGTGAACGCATCGAAACTCTGATTGGAGGAAACT TGCACCACTTTAACCTCGGAAGACGAGTCCCAGGCTTTGACTACGGCCCGGATGCCTTTGGCACGGGCCTCACTCCCCTGCATTTGTCTGATGATGGAGAGGGAGGCGCTTTCCATTTCCAAGAGCCTCCTCCGCCGTACGCAGCCTACAAATACCCCGACATCCAGCACCCTGACGACCCCCCTCCTCCTTACGAAGCCTCCATCAACCCAGACAGCCTCCTCTACGTGGACCTCG GACACCGTGGGGTTTCCGTGGTGCCGAGCCAGATGAACGCCATGGGAGATGGGCTCCAGACCGATATTCCTAACGCCTCTGGTCCCATGCCAGACTCAGCGCCGTCCTCTCAGGAGAGGGAGGACTCTATAGATAGCAGCACCTTCCTGGTCGGGCCCGACACACCGACAGATGGCCACGCCTCCGCTTCCATGCCCGCAGACTGCGCCTCCTCTCTCAGTACCGTAGTATAG
- the ess2 gene encoding splicing factor ESS-2 homolog isoform X1, translating into MEGSASVRRALSGTLVPMTVTTVALLQHQSEQNENDKGKVQRKVLDEEEYIESLEKIIQRDFFPDVTKLQAQKDYLDAEETGDLERMREISIRYGSSLTKSTPRSTAPYVTPASFETPVGHSGSPSSSHGNKGLDGESKDDGKEEKELPCLDRFLAKNTSEDNASFEQIMDLAEDKEKLRHYWLYEAEAEYKQRHDENLALPSAEKAALECVKAGLETWEYKAKNALMYYPEGVKDDDALFKKPREVIHKNTRFVGDPFSKALNKSQIQQAAALNAQFKQGKVGPDGKELIPHESPTVNGYGFENMPSPAPGVAESPLMTWGEIESTPFRLDGSDSPYVERNHGPSFKIPEPGRRERLGLKMANEAAAKNRAKKQEALRKVTENLASRTPKGLSPALTPALQRLVNRTSSKYTDKALRASYTPSPSHGVTGCKSPFGGPSTPSGTPTPDKAKTPSSQDLTSLTDNLLQLPKRRKASDFF; encoded by the exons ATGGAGGGCAGCGCCAGCGTGAGGAGAGCGCTTTCCGGGACTCTCGTCCCTATGACGGTCACAACAGTGGCTCTCCTTCAACATCAATCCGAGCAGAACGAGAACGACAAGGGGAAGGTGCAGAGAAAGGTCCTCGATGAAGAGGAGTACATCGAG AGTTTAGAGAAGATCATCCAGCGGGACTTCTTTCCAGATGTGACTAAATTGCAAGCGCAGAAGGACTATCTTGACGCAGAGGAAACTGGTGACctagagagaatgagagagataTCCATAAGATATGGATCATCTTTGACAAAATCTACACCACGGTCTACAGCGCCCT ATGTGACACCAGCAAGCTTTGAGACGCCAGTGGGTCACTCAgggtctccctcctcctctcatgGCAATAAAGGTTTAGATGGCG AGAGCAAGGATGATGGCAAGGAAGAGAAAGAGCTGCCCTGTCTGGATCGCTTCCTTGCTAAAAATACCAGTGAGGATAATGCATCGTTTGAGCAGATAATGGATCTGGCTGAAGACAAGGAGAAGCTGAGGCATTACTGGTTATATGAGGCCGAGGCTGAATACAAACAG CGCCATGACGAGAACCTTGCTTTACCATCAGCAGAGAAAGCAGCACTTGAATGTGTCAAAGCCGGACTCGAGACATGGGAGTACAAAGCAAAGAATGCCCTGATGTATTATCCAGAGG GTGTTAAAGACGATGATGCTCTATTTAAGAAGCCACGGGAGGTAATTCACAAGAACACACGCTTTGTTGGAGACCCATTCAGCAAAGCTCTCAACAAAAGCCAGATTCAGCAGGCTGCTGCCCTCAATGCACAG ttcaaaCAGGGTAAAGTCGGCCCCGATGGGAAAGAGCTCATCCCACATGAATCCCCAACAGTGAATGGATATGGTTTTGAGAATATGCCGTCCCCTGCACCTG GTGTAGCTGAGTCGCCTCTAATGACCTGGGGTGAGATCGAGAGCACACCATTTCGTCTGGATGGATCGGACTCCCCGTATGTTGAGAGGAACCACGGTCCATCATTTAAG ATTCCAGAAccaggaagaagagagaggctGGGTTTAAAGATGGCCAATGAAGCTGCCGCTAAAAACCGCGCTAAGAAACAGGAGGCATTGCGAAAGGTTACAGAGAACCTCGCAAG TCGTACACCTAAAGGTCTGAGTCCAGCCCTCACCCCCGCCCTGCAGAGGCTTGTAAATCGGACATCCAGCAAATACACGGACAAAGCTCTACGAGCGAGTTACACCCCATCACCCTCACATGGCGTCACTGGCTGCAAGTCTCCCTTCGGTGGTCCATCCACTCCCTCAGGAACTCCAACACCAGACAAAGCCAAGACTCCGAGCTCTCAGGACCTTACATCACTCACAGACAATCTGCTGCAACTCCCCAAGAGACGAAAAGCCTCAGACTTTTTCTAA
- the LOC114571433 gene encoding uncharacterized protein LOC114571433 isoform X2 translates to MRDRYLKEVRMEIKSKKQGEIVQSRWKYRQLMNFIAPFTGSRSGEADICGSNDDDHDNPDNESGSAEAETTLSEAVKTKQSVMKVPVGQPDLKSQVAFVTQYPSMSQDAQLAQLAVLAKMPSSPQITPISKTGRKRRLMQESLSLSSSQSTPSPTKWLVKDNGTPFPNRPRDEDELFLLSFVPALKRLAPQKRCETKIKIQQVMYEAEFNVAQPGSQEKQPEPATQD, encoded by the coding sequence atGAGAGACAGGTACTTGAAGGAAGTCCGAATGGAGATCAAAAGCAAGAAGCAAGGAGAGATTGTGCAAAGTAGATGGAAATATAGACAACTTATGAACTTTATCGCACCCTTCACTGGATCAAGAAGTGGCGAGGCAGATATCTGCGGCAGTAATGACGATGATCACGACAATCCTGACAACGAATCTGGCAGTGCCGAGGCAGAAACCACATTGTCTGAGGCAGTCAAGACCAAGCAGTCCGTCATGAAGGTCCCTGTGGGTCAACCCGACCTCAAGTCCCAGGTAGCGTTTGTGACCCAGTATCCTTCAATGTCTCAAGATGCACAGCTGGCCCAGCTGGCTGTTCTGGCTAAGATGCCATCGAGCCCACAGATCACCCCCATCAGCAAAACTGGACGGAAACGGCGCCTGATGCAAGAGTCACTTTCACTGTCGTCTTCTCAAAGTACACCATCCCCTACAAAGTGGCTGGTCAAAGACAATGGCACCCCATTTCCCAACAGGCCACGGGATGAGGATGAACTGTTTCTTCTGAGCTTTGTCCCCGCTCTGAAGAGACTTGCTCCACAGAAGAGGTGCGAGACAAAAATAAAGATCCAGCAGGTTATGTATGAAGCAGAGTTCAACGTTGCACAGCCAGGATCTCAAGAGAAACAGCCAGAGCCAGCAACACAGGACTAG
- the LOC114571342 gene encoding homeobox protein goosecoid-2, translating into MDGLIHVERQKLPFTIENILTKYPNSNGDRRSCGTCSTGVKEKAVSSAGGHAEAVHHACLCCCYCSHCGDLYQTDFIHEACQYGWSPAMLTEACRLGEVHREEQSPGQVQRRTRRHRTIFTEEQLDALEELFLQNQYPDVTTREKLAQHTHLREERVEQWQMGHD; encoded by the exons ATGGATGGACTGATCCACGTGGAGAGACAAAAGTTGCCTTTCACTATTGAAAACATACTGACCAAATATCCAAACAGCAATGGAGACAGACGATCATGTGGAACATGTAGCACTGGAGTAAAAGAAAAGGCAGTGAGTTCTGCTGGAGGCCATGCAGAGGCTGTGCATCATGCCTGCCtgtgctgctgctactgctccCACTGTGGAGACCTATACCAGACTGATTTCATTCATGAAG CCTGTCAGTACGGATGGTCCCCAGCGATGCTCACAGAGGCGTGCAGGCTGGGAGAAGTTCACAGGGAGGAGCAGTCACCCGGTCAGGTGCAGAGGCGAACCAGACGTCACCGCACTATTTTCACAGAGGAGCAGCTGGACGCACTAGAGGAGCTGTTCCTGCAGAACCAGTATCCAGATGTGACCACAAGGGAGAAACTAGCACAGCACACTCATTTAAGGGAAGAAAGAGTAGAG CAATGGCAGATGGGCCATGACTAA